The DNA segment TAGTTGCTGCTTGCGGAGCCGGAGTTCGCGAATCGCAAGCGGTTCAAAAGTCTCCTGCAGCTGGAACCGCATGGCTATGTCGAGGGCCAACGCCAGGGATGCCTCTTCCAATTCAGGATCTGCGGTTACGAAATCAAGCAAGATGAAACCAAAGTACTCTTGCAGTTTCGTGTCGCCGCGGCGGTAAGCGTTTTCTTGTGGCGTGTCTTGATCGCTGGGCGACGGATTTTTTGCTGGGGGATGGTAGTCACTAAAAAACAACCTGGCATGTCCGATCAACGGTTCAGTCTGCATCCACTTGGGCGTTAGTAACGCATCGATCAACTGCCGTGTTAAAAGGGTCTGATGCTGCTGTGAAATAAAGTCAAGCGATTCCAGTTGCGGGGGACCCGCGATCCAATCTTGGATCTTCGCGGCCGCCGTGGATTCGTCGGCATCCCAAGCATCCAGTGCCGCGGCACGGAGGTAGCACTCCGGGTGGCTGATCCCTGTCGATTCAACCGGACCGGATTGGAGGATTTCGGCAGCTTGTTTTCGATAGGCCTGGGCATCGACGCTTTCGGTGCCGGTTTCAAGTTTGACCAGAGTCTGGATCATGGGAGCGGGATCGTCCATGATTTGCATCGCAATACGATCGCAGAAAATTTCGGTGTAAAGCGAGAACAGGCGAGTCGTTTCGATGTGGCTTGGATCGGAGGCCAAGT comes from the Roseimaritima multifibrata genome and includes:
- a CDS encoding M48 family metallopeptidase is translated as MPYHSQVCEYLKTAEAEVWQWYASNRFRDDQSAATRFDLLKTCYRLDRDSATDVYKIVDTLAEKLSLAAPVTVYQSQHPQAINASLAYLPNEAHIVLHGPILDRLAPSEQEALFAHELGHLIFLESWDGECLIASQILEAMTLDLASDPSHIETTRLFSLYTEIFCDRIAMQIMDDPAPMIQTLVKLETGTESVDAQAYRKQAAEILQSGPVESTGISHPECYLRAAALDAWDADESTAAAKIQDWIAGPPQLESLDFISQQHQTLLTRQLIDALLTPKWMQTEPLIGHARLFFSDYHPPAKNPSPSDQDTPQENAYRRGDTKLQEYFGFILLDFVTADPELEEASLALALDIAMRFQLQETFEPLAIRELRLRKQQLKQIKENRQALIKAASTSEDPTA